The genomic window CAGAAAGCAAACCGAAGCAAAGTGCCATTGTAATGGTAAATAGTTTTTTGAACATAATTGTTTTATTTAGAGATATTGGGTTTGATGCAAATAAAGAAAAAAAGACTTTCTCAAAGGCAAATGTTTTGATAAACTAATGAACAATTTAATGTAGAAAAACTTACAATTCTTGTTTAGCTTTGAAACAGACTACATTTATTGAATGGCCTCTTCTATTTTTCGTTCTTTAATGCTCTGCTCTATCCCGTCCCAAAGTTTAATACGAGCTTTCAAAGAGTCCATGGCTACGATTTTGGCTTCTTGCCATTTGTTTTCGTCATCGCCACAAAGTTCTTCAATCATTTGAAGGGCTAAAGGAGTATGCACTTCTTCGTCTAGCTCAATGTGTCTGTCTAGATAGTAGCGAAAGGTGTCCAATTTTCCGGGGAAATTCTTATCCAAATCACTTACAATAGAACGGAACATGTCGGGTATGAGGTCTTCTCTACCGAAGGTAAAGGCGGCGGCTATTTCGTGCAATTTGCCTCGGTGTATAATTTCAAAAGTAGTGTTGACAAATTCCAAGGTGTAGTCTTTCAGCTGTTCCACATTGAATTTGAGCAATTCTTTGTGCGAATAGCCTGAAATCAAACGAGCAATAAAGCGTTCCACCTGTTCGGTGTCAGCACCGCATTGCTTCATGGATT from Flavobacteriales bacterium includes these protein-coding regions:
- a CDS encoding DUF3050 domain-containing protein, whose translation is MNPKISDIKEGILPLRQLLLEHPVYQQLRHLNDLNILMEQHVFAVWDFMALLKALQFGLTSTNAPWMPIGNPKTRRLINEIVLEEESDMDIEGNPSSHYEMYLQSMKQCGADTEQVERFIARLISGYSHKELLKFNVEQLKDYTLEFVNTTFEIIHRGKLHEIAAAFTFGREDLIPDMFRSIVSDLDKNFPGKLDTFRYYLDRHIELDEEVHTPLALQMIEELCGDDENKWQEAKIVAMDSLKARIKLWDGIEQSIKERKIEEAIQ